In one window of Fodinibius salicampi DNA:
- a CDS encoding DUF6787 family protein produces MGEFIEKMKERWGVETLGSVLIILVIFSITGISVLFVRSAAFSWLGIDGETPLWIEIVAWIIIVFPAYQLLFLFYGFILGQFEFVWNFEKKSLLRIKSLFIREKS; encoded by the coding sequence ATGGGAGAATTTATTGAAAAAATGAAAGAAAGATGGGGAGTGGAAACGCTGGGAAGTGTTTTGATAATCCTGGTTATTTTTTCTATAACAGGGATATCGGTGCTCTTTGTTAGAAGTGCCGCCTTTAGCTGGTTGGGGATAGATGGGGAGACTCCTCTTTGGATTGAAATCGTGGCTTGGATCATCATTGTCTTTCCTGCCTACCAGCTACTTTTTTTATTTTATGGCTTTATACTGGGACAGTTTGAATTTGTATGGAATTTTGAAAAGAAAAGCCTCCTCCGTATAAAAAGCTTGTTTATCAGAGAGAAGAGCTAG
- a CDS encoding MmcQ/YjbR family DNA-binding protein: MKLKDFKKFCLSFNGTSEDYPFDDNNILAINVMDEVFAITDTDNFESIEIKCDPVKAAMLRDLYEEVQPAAYMDKRHWNTIYLNEDLDDELIKEWIKDSYSLVVDSLARKKQKKLEKMED; the protein is encoded by the coding sequence ATGAAGTTAAAGGATTTTAAAAAGTTTTGTCTATCATTCAACGGTACATCAGAAGATTATCCCTTCGATGATAATAACATTTTAGCTATTAATGTTATGGATGAGGTTTTTGCCATAACCGACACAGACAATTTTGAAAGCATAGAAATTAAATGTGATCCGGTTAAAGCAGCTATGCTTCGGGATCTTTATGAGGAAGTTCAACCGGCTGCATATATGGATAAACGGCACTGGAACACTATATATCTCAATGAAGATCTTGATGATGAGCTTATTAAAGAATGGATCAAGGATTCTTATAGCTTAGTCGTAGATTCTCTTGCCCGTAAGAAACAGAAAAAGCTTGAAAAAATGGAGGACTAG
- a CDS encoding DUF423 domain-containing protein, whose protein sequence is MQKLFLILGSIIMALGVMIGAFGAHGLKSILSEEMMEIFKTGVQYHFYHAIGLFIVGITAQYLPNSSLLYWSGILMVAGIIIFSGSLYLLSTMGLRWLGAITPVGGICFILSWLLLAIAVWKGF, encoded by the coding sequence ATGCAAAAACTATTTTTAATACTGGGATCTATCATTATGGCTTTGGGGGTTATGATAGGGGCATTTGGAGCTCATGGTCTAAAGAGTATACTCTCCGAAGAGATGATGGAAATTTTCAAAACAGGTGTCCAATACCACTTCTACCATGCTATTGGATTATTCATTGTAGGTATAACGGCGCAATACCTACCCAATTCCAGCCTGCTATACTGGTCAGGTATTTTAATGGTGGCCGGAATCATCATCTTTTCGGGAAGTTTATACCTGTTGTCAACCATGGGATTACGCTGGCTCGGTGCTATTACACCTGTAGGTGGCATATGCTTTATCCTCTCGTGGCTACTCCTTGCCATAGCTGTCTGGAAAGGTTTTTAA
- a CDS encoding CDGSH iron-sulfur domain-containing protein yields the protein MKLNIHNYETDDITVEYDQERCIHAAECVKNLPSVFNPDKRPWIQPENATITQIKRVVQSCPTGALKYRDADSEEQPEPQNAIIISPDGPVYFRGNIEVRNAEGETVLKDTRMALCRCGQSDNKPLCDNSHRDILFEAPAAFDPEKLESPTEEKEDSENPLIIKLMKNGPALIEGEYQVFSITAQPVSSTKNIALCRCGQSSAKPFCDGTHKEVGFKG from the coding sequence ATGAAATTAAATATTCACAATTACGAAACGGATGATATTACTGTTGAATACGACCAGGAACGGTGTATCCATGCTGCTGAATGTGTAAAAAACCTTCCCTCCGTTTTTAATCCTGATAAAAGGCCCTGGATCCAACCTGAAAATGCAACTATAACCCAGATTAAGCGGGTAGTACAGAGCTGTCCCACCGGGGCTTTAAAATACCGCGATGCTGATTCGGAAGAACAACCGGAACCTCAGAATGCCATTATTATCTCACCCGATGGACCGGTTTACTTTCGGGGAAATATAGAAGTACGAAATGCCGAAGGAGAAACGGTACTCAAAGATACTCGTATGGCATTATGCCGTTGCGGACAGTCTGACAACAAGCCGCTCTGTGATAATTCACACCGGGATATACTTTTTGAAGCGCCTGCGGCTTTTGATCCCGAAAAACTGGAATCACCTACAGAAGAAAAGGAAGACAGTGAAAATCCACTCATTATAAAGTTGATGAAAAACGGACCTGCCTTAATTGAAGGTGAGTACCAAGTATTTTCTATTACAGCCCAACCGGTAAGTAGTACAAAAAATATAGCGCTGTGCCGCTGTGGCCAGTCGTCTGCCAAACCGTTCTGCGATGGCACACATAAAGAAGTAGGATTTAAAGGATAA
- a CDS encoding NAD(P)H-binding protein has protein sequence MVISILGCGWLGLPLGEQLRDKDNMIKGSTTRSDKLALLKGKNITPYLINFNPEINKEANQSFWDSDLLILNIPPGRKRDNVETFHEQQIKAIIKQLEDSTISHLIFVSSTSVYPPKPGIVTEEDAQPGKAARNSGNALLTAEKLLQQQPAFDTTIIRFGGLYGYDRHPVTHLSGRKNLKKGNAPVNLIHRDDCIGIIREIIDRDIRNDVFNGVSDAHPPKRMYYPAVARERDLPPPQYAEDEEEGYKVVSNQKLKQVLNYKFKYPNPMDF, from the coding sequence ATGGTAATTAGCATTTTAGGATGTGGGTGGCTGGGCCTTCCTCTTGGAGAGCAGCTTCGCGACAAAGACAATATGATTAAAGGATCGACTACCAGATCCGATAAACTAGCACTTCTCAAGGGCAAAAATATTACCCCCTACTTAATTAATTTCAATCCTGAAATAAATAAAGAAGCAAATCAAAGCTTTTGGGATTCAGATCTGCTAATCCTGAATATCCCTCCGGGACGTAAACGAGATAACGTCGAGACCTTCCATGAACAACAGATAAAAGCTATTATAAAACAGCTAGAAGACTCAACGATATCTCATCTTATCTTTGTAAGCTCTACTTCAGTCTACCCTCCCAAACCAGGCATTGTTACCGAAGAAGATGCCCAGCCGGGCAAAGCAGCCCGAAACTCCGGAAATGCTCTCTTAACAGCCGAAAAGCTTTTACAGCAGCAACCCGCATTTGATACGACTATTATTAGGTTCGGAGGACTTTATGGCTACGATCGTCACCCGGTTACTCATTTGTCGGGACGTAAGAATCTCAAAAAAGGGAATGCTCCTGTTAACTTAATTCATCGGGATGATTGTATAGGAATTATTCGGGAAATTATTGATCGGGATATCCGCAACGACGTCTTTAATGGTGTTTCAGATGCCCATCCCCCTAAAAGAATGTATTATCCGGCTGTAGCCAGAGAGCGGGATTTACCACCACCACAATACGCAGAAGATGAAGAGGAAGGCTATAAAGTCGTTTCCAACCAGAAACTAAAACAAGTTCTCAACTATAAATTTAAGTATCCTAACCCAATGGACTTTTGA
- the pruA gene encoding L-glutamate gamma-semialdehyde dehydrogenase — translation MSNAFFEIREPENESYNSYAPGTPEREELREEINRLKNQEIQIPAIIGGKEVKTDRQEDVVMPHNHSHKLGTVHLCGQKEVDMAIEAALEARKQWADMPWEERASIYLKAADLVTGPYRYTMNASTMLGQSKTPHQSEIEAVGEFADFLRFNAYYLQEIYEKQPYSPEGMWNRMEYRPLEGFVFAVTPFNFTAIAGNLPLAPALCGNVSLWKPATSSIYSSYFIMKVLKEAGMPDGVINFLPGSGADVGDPVIKSEHLSGLHFTGSTNTFQYLWKSIAENIEKYNTYPRIVGETGGKDFIFAHESADVDAVVIAAIRAAYEYQGQKCSAASRMYIPDSIWDEFRDKFLDEVKDVNYGDVEDFTNFMGAVIDQKAFDNITSYIDYVKESDDGEILYGGNYDDSEGYFVEPTLVLAHDPKFKTMEEEIFGPVLTVYVYEDEKFEETLELCDNTSPYALTGAIFAQERYALKKMADYLRQAAGNFYINDKPTAAIVNQQPFGGARKSGTNDKAGSAANLMRWISVRSIKETTVPAKDWTYPYMDEE, via the coding sequence ATGTCTAATGCATTTTTTGAAATTCGGGAACCGGAGAACGAGTCATATAACTCGTACGCCCCAGGCACTCCCGAACGCGAAGAGTTACGTGAAGAGATCAATCGTTTAAAGAATCAAGAAATTCAAATTCCGGCCATTATCGGCGGCAAGGAAGTAAAAACTGATCGACAAGAGGATGTGGTAATGCCTCACAACCACAGCCACAAGTTAGGAACCGTTCATTTATGTGGCCAAAAAGAGGTGGATATGGCTATAGAGGCAGCCTTGGAAGCACGCAAACAATGGGCTGACATGCCGTGGGAAGAACGCGCCTCCATCTACTTAAAGGCTGCTGACCTTGTTACCGGTCCTTACCGATACACCATGAACGCCTCTACCATGTTGGGGCAGTCCAAAACCCCGCATCAGTCCGAAATTGAAGCAGTAGGAGAATTTGCTGATTTCCTGCGATTTAATGCCTATTACCTGCAGGAAATCTATGAAAAGCAGCCCTACTCTCCAGAGGGCATGTGGAACCGCATGGAATACCGCCCACTCGAAGGTTTTGTGTTTGCAGTTACCCCCTTTAACTTTACGGCCATAGCCGGAAATTTGCCGCTGGCTCCTGCCCTCTGCGGTAACGTTTCCCTCTGGAAGCCCGCAACTTCCTCTATTTATTCCAGCTACTTTATAATGAAAGTATTGAAAGAAGCAGGAATGCCTGATGGGGTCATTAACTTTCTGCCAGGTAGCGGTGCAGACGTGGGCGATCCGGTTATTAAAAGTGAACACCTATCGGGATTACATTTCACCGGATCTACCAATACTTTCCAATACCTTTGGAAAAGTATTGCTGAGAATATCGAAAAATATAATACGTATCCACGCATTGTTGGTGAAACAGGCGGTAAAGATTTCATCTTTGCTCATGAATCAGCGGATGTCGATGCCGTAGTTATTGCTGCTATTCGGGCCGCTTATGAATACCAAGGTCAAAAATGCTCGGCGGCCTCCCGCATGTATATCCCCGACTCGATATGGGATGAATTTCGTGACAAATTCCTCGATGAAGTTAAGGATGTAAACTATGGCGATGTAGAAGACTTCACTAACTTTATGGGGGCAGTAATCGACCAGAAAGCATTCGACAATATCACTTCGTATATCGACTACGTGAAAGAGTCGGACGACGGTGAAATTCTCTATGGCGGTAATTATGATGACTCCGAAGGATACTTTGTAGAACCGACGTTAGTGCTGGCCCATGATCCAAAATTTAAGACTATGGAGGAAGAAATTTTTGGTCCGGTACTTACCGTTTATGTCTATGAAGATGAAAAATTCGAGGAAACGCTGGAACTCTGCGATAATACCTCCCCATATGCATTAACTGGTGCTATATTTGCCCAAGAGCGCTATGCGCTTAAGAAGATGGCCGATTATCTGCGTCAGGCCGCCGGTAATTTTTACATCAATGATAAACCGACCGCAGCTATTGTCAACCAGCAACCTTTTGGAGGTGCCCGAAAATCCGGAACCAACGACAAAGCCGGCAGTGCTGCCAACCTAATGCGCTGGATATCGGTTCGATCCATAAAAGAAACAACCGTACCGGCCAAAGATTGGACCTATCCTTATATGGATGAAGAGTAA
- the hemG gene encoding protoporphyrinogen oxidase yields the protein MTKKNSTVGILGAGISGLSTAYALSQKNINVTVYEKEAVVGGAIKTASINDWLVEEGPNTLMIKSPELWELLDSLGLNDIIVEANNIAKKRYVVKNNRPIPLPLSVSDFLKTSLLSLNAKFRLLKEPFVAKQEQSDESIASFISRRLGSEPLDYAINPFVSGIYAGDPKKLSVKHTFAPLWEMEQEHGSLLKGAIKRDRKNSSIKRSLISFKEGNQTLPKAMAGAISGTIDIETEITSITNKDSHWEVGGNTKGMPFTQTHDVIISTLPAHSLSSIFNISIPDELNELPYAPISVIALGFRSSQIEHPLDGFGMLIPEVEDRRTLGVLFSSTLFPNRVPKDHELLTCFIGGARNPGLASKPKQELQSIIMDEIGELLNISGDPIFTHHRYWKKNIPQYEVGYDQYLKQIEEIEKKHNGLFLDGNFRGGVSVPDCILSGFKTAKKTETFLESLSS from the coding sequence ATGACTAAAAAAAATTCAACGGTTGGTATTTTGGGAGCTGGCATATCGGGACTTAGTACCGCATATGCTTTATCACAAAAGAATATTAACGTAACGGTTTACGAAAAAGAGGCCGTAGTAGGGGGAGCTATTAAAACTGCTTCTATTAATGACTGGTTAGTTGAAGAAGGTCCCAATACATTAATGATTAAATCGCCGGAATTATGGGAGCTTCTTGACAGTCTAGGACTTAATGACATAATAGTAGAAGCCAACAATATTGCTAAAAAACGTTATGTTGTTAAGAATAATCGTCCAATCCCTCTCCCTTTATCTGTTTCTGATTTTCTAAAAACAAGCCTACTCTCCTTAAACGCTAAGTTCCGACTTCTTAAAGAACCTTTTGTGGCAAAGCAAGAGCAATCGGACGAATCAATCGCTTCCTTTATTAGCCGCCGACTTGGTTCCGAACCGCTGGATTATGCCATTAATCCTTTCGTATCTGGTATTTATGCAGGAGATCCAAAAAAATTGTCCGTTAAGCACACCTTTGCCCCACTCTGGGAAATGGAGCAGGAGCATGGCAGTCTCCTCAAAGGAGCTATCAAGCGAGATCGGAAGAATTCATCAATAAAACGGTCGCTCATCTCTTTCAAAGAAGGCAACCAAACGCTCCCAAAAGCTATGGCCGGAGCTATTTCCGGGACCATTGATATAGAGACTGAAATAACCTCTATTACTAATAAAGATTCCCATTGGGAAGTAGGTGGCAATACTAAGGGTATGCCTTTTACTCAGACCCACGATGTTATCATTTCAACCCTACCTGCCCACAGCCTTTCTTCGATCTTCAATATATCGATACCCGACGAACTAAACGAGCTTCCTTATGCTCCAATAAGCGTAATCGCACTGGGATTCAGATCTAGTCAAATCGAACACCCATTGGACGGCTTTGGAATGCTTATTCCCGAAGTGGAAGATCGCCGGACTCTGGGTGTACTTTTTTCATCCACCCTCTTCCCGAATCGGGTACCCAAGGATCATGAGCTGTTGACTTGTTTTATTGGAGGTGCCCGAAATCCCGGGCTGGCTTCCAAGCCTAAGCAGGAGCTTCAATCTATTATTATGGATGAAATAGGGGAATTGCTTAATATTTCAGGCGATCCGATTTTTACTCATCATCGCTATTGGAAAAAAAATATCCCTCAGTATGAGGTAGGATACGACCAGTATTTAAAGCAGATCGAAGAGATCGAAAAAAAGCATAACGGTCTTTTTCTGGATGGTAATTTCCGAGGCGGAGTTTCCGTACCTGATTGTATTCTATCCGGATTCAAAACTGCTAAAAAGACCGAAACATTTCTTGAATCACTTTCCAGTTGA
- a CDS encoding iron ABC transporter substrate-binding protein, with the protein MMNYFSTTILVVLSAVILTACGGSTDSDELIVYSGRSQALVDPLVDDFKEQTGIDIKVRYGNDAELLAVMSEEGDQSPADVYWANTTGALANASQQEMLTTLPDSLISKPAAYRSSSGKWVPVTVRFRVLAYNPANVDTSDLPGSVLDLPEMEELQGRVGWTPTYSSFYDFITALRLTESDEVAKNWLNNMQSLDPKAYSSNTPMVQAILAGEIDMGLTNHYYVIQTKYGGKEGYFEDHEHYGEAEPDPNASIETYHFAKGDIGNLALVTGASQLQTADSPELAQRFLSFLLSKQAQEYAAESVNEYPVMDNVALPDYMLEADEALQLSPDYDFEQLQQLEGTLNLLREVGII; encoded by the coding sequence ATGATGAATTATTTTTCAACAACAATATTAGTAGTACTATCTGCAGTTATACTAACTGCTTGTGGTGGATCAACTGATAGTGACGAGCTGATAGTATATTCGGGACGAAGCCAAGCATTAGTGGATCCCTTGGTGGATGATTTTAAAGAACAGACGGGTATAGATATAAAGGTTCGATACGGCAATGATGCAGAACTGCTTGCAGTAATGAGCGAAGAGGGAGACCAAAGTCCCGCTGATGTCTATTGGGCCAATACTACCGGTGCACTGGCAAATGCATCCCAGCAGGAGATGTTGACGACCTTGCCAGATTCACTGATTTCAAAACCAGCAGCATACAGATCTTCTTCCGGGAAGTGGGTTCCTGTGACAGTCCGATTTCGAGTATTAGCTTATAATCCTGCAAATGTTGATACATCCGATCTTCCCGGCTCGGTGCTTGATTTACCCGAAATGGAAGAGCTCCAGGGACGTGTTGGATGGACGCCTACCTACTCCAGCTTTTACGATTTTATCACGGCATTACGACTTACTGAAAGTGATGAAGTTGCTAAGAATTGGCTCAATAATATGCAATCGCTAGATCCCAAAGCCTACAGCTCAAATACGCCGATGGTACAGGCAATTTTAGCGGGAGAAATTGATATGGGGCTTACAAATCACTACTACGTAATCCAGACAAAATACGGCGGTAAGGAAGGATATTTTGAGGATCATGAGCACTATGGTGAAGCAGAGCCAGATCCCAATGCCAGTATTGAGACCTATCACTTTGCAAAAGGTGATATTGGTAACTTGGCATTGGTAACGGGAGCGTCTCAACTTCAGACAGCGGATAGTCCGGAGCTAGCCCAAAGATTCTTGAGTTTTTTGCTGTCAAAACAGGCACAGGAGTATGCCGCCGAATCGGTTAATGAATATCCGGTGATGGATAATGTGGCACTTCCCGATTATATGCTGGAAGCGGATGAAGCTCTACAGTTGAGTCCCGATTATGACTTTGAACAGTTACAGCAGCTCGAAGGTACGCTGAATCTTCTTCGTGAGGTTGGAATAATTTAA